GCGTGGGGATATCGGGAATACTTCTAAGATGTATGCCAGGGCGTTTTTTGATACGATCGGTTTCGACGCAATTACTATTGCTCCATATATGGGAGAAGATTCGGTAAAGCCATTTATCGGATATAAAGACAAATGGGCGATAGTTCTGGCATTGACATCCAATGTAGGAGCATCTAATTTTCAATATACCGAAGACAAATATGGCGGGCTGATGTTGTTTGAAAAGGTAATCAACCAATCCAAGAACTGGGGAACTGTTGATAATATGATGTATGTAGTGGGAGCCACCCGTGCCGATATGCTGAAAGATGTCCGGCGGCTTGTTCCTGATCATTTTTTATTGGTACCTGGTGTAGGAGCGCAGGGTGGAAGTCTCTCCGAGACAGCTCACGCAGGTATGAATGATCAATGTGGATTATTGGTGAATTCATCCCGTGCCATTATTTTTGCCGACAGTTCTGAGAATTTTGCCGAGATAGCGGCACAAAAGGCTATGGAAATGCAACAGGAAATGCAGTTCCTGTTAAAGGAAAAAGGTATTATTCAGGAGGAATAGGTATTATTTCTCAGACTATAGGTGAAAAAGATGGATAATATCGAGGAGATCTGTAAAAGATTTTTAGACGATCCCAATTCAATTTTTTATGTTCTCAACCACAGGGAAAAACAAGTCTTCCGTAATCGGTTAATATCGAAAACATACCGTAAAGGTGAATATATTTTTCGTGTCGGCGATATTCCTTCCGGGTTGATTTGTCTGGCGAAAGGCAAGGCCAAAGTATTCCAGGAAGGAGTTGGAGGCCGTGAGCAGATCGTGCGTATGGCCAAACCTATAGGATTCATTGGCTACCGGGCATTATTCGCAG
The DNA window shown above is from Bacteroidales bacterium and carries:
- the pyrF gene encoding orotidine-5'-phosphate decarboxylase; the protein is MNAKELFEKIREKRSFLCVGLDSDFSKIPEFLKREQHPVFEFNKRIIDATAPYTVAYKPNMAFYEAFGVAGWANLRMTVDYLRENYPEMFLIADAKRGDIGNTSKMYARAFFDTIGFDAITIAPYMGEDSVKPFIGYKDKWAIVLALTSNVGASNFQYTEDKYGGLMLFEKVINQSKNWGTVDNMMYVVGATRADMLKDVRRLVPDHFLLVPGVGAQGGSLSETAHAGMNDQCGLLVNSSRAIIFADSSENFAEIAAQKAMEMQQEMQFLLKEKGIIQEE